A region of the Cardiocondyla obscurior isolate alpha-2009 linkage group LG03, Cobs3.1, whole genome shotgun sequence genome:
TTTTGATGGTAACCACCCTAGTAAGTCCATCGGCTCCAGGATGTAATTTAATCACTCTAGCCAAAGGCCATTTTCCTGGCAGATACCGCTCATCTACTATGAGAACCAAAGATCCAGGTTTTATTTCAGTCGACGTATGGTGCCACTTGGAAATGGCTTGGTATCTTTGTAAGCACTCGGCTGACCATTTTCTCCAGAAATTGTCAACCATCTGGCGTAAGAGCTGCCATCGACCTAGCCTTGAAAGTGGCTCCGAGAATAAGTCCGGCTGTGGTAGGATCGACAAAGATTCTCCAACTACGAAATGTGATGGAGTCAGTACGGCCAAATCCGTAGCATCCTCTGAGATAGGGCATAACGGCctagtatttaaaattgattcaaTTTGGATGATTATAGTAGTTAGTTCCTCGTAGGTGAGTACAGTCTGGCCTATCACTTTTTTTAGGTGATATTTAGTCGACTTAACCGCTGCCTCCCATTTTCCTCCAAAATGGGAGGCAGCGGGCGGGTTGAATTTCCAGCATGTTCCATCGTTAGCAAGGAGTGCTGCAAGCTCTCTCATTTCAGCGGAACAGGACTCAAATAAACGCCATAGTTCGGCGTCGGTGCCAACAAAATTGTATCCGCAATCACTCTGAAGTGTTGCGCAGATGCCTCGTCTCCCTGTGAAGCGCTTGTATGCCGCGATGAAGGCACTACTGGAATAGTCTGTAACCACCTCAATGTGGACAGCGGATGTActcatacaaataaaaattgcaagataACCTTTGTATTGTCGTGCTGCTCGTCTTTTCCACGTTTTTAAGGTGATGGGGCCGGCATAGTCCAGGCCGGTATGAGTGAACGGCCGTGATGGAGTTATTCTGGATACTGGTAATTGCCCCATTAATTGTTAAGCTCTGATGCCCCTGAAACGCGCACAGCGAACGCATTTGAGGATATGAGAGCGGATCGTCATTTTTCCTCCTACAATCCAGTACTTATTTCGTGTATAGCTCAAGGTTAAATGGGTACCCCCGTGCAATGTCTTGTGGTGAGCTTCGTTGATTATTAGAGTAGTTATGGAAGATTTCCTTGATAGAATTAACTGGTGTTTAGCTTCATTGGCTATAGGCGCGTTTTGCAGTCTTCTTCCTACTCTCAAGAGCCCTTCTCCATCCAGAAACGGCGTTAGTCTGATCAGAGAGCTAAATTTTGGTATAGTACCTTTATCCAAAAAGATCTTGATTTCCTTTGAAAAGGAAGCCCTATGAACGAATCCGATAAGTTGTGTAGCGTAGCTTAATAGTACATAGTagagaataaagaaaattcaaagGGTAATAAATCGCGGGGAACAAAAGATCGCTCGAGCTCTTTGTGGCGTCTACGTAAACAGACTGAAAGACTGTCGCCATGATGACGGCATGCGATAATTGGGTAACAATAGCGCGGTAGGCGATAGCCTCACGACGAATTTGGCGCTGGCCACTATTGATTTTTGGCATTTATTTGAAGACCAATCACGCGATTTTGACCGCCCACCAAGAACCCTGCGACGAAGTCTCAAGGAAGGGAACTTCACTTGCTCACTAAGAGTCGATCAAAGAAGACGTTCTGTATTCTTAATAAAGAGTTAACGAAATCATAACGTGTTGTTAAACCTTTACGTTATTTCCACAAAACATTTTGGTGCCTCCTGTGAGGTCTAATTGACGACCTCACTATAAATTTCGATCGAGTCAGTGAATAATTGAGAAAGCAACCAATAAAACCGGCAAATTGGTCGGTGAATAAGTCGACGGACAATCTCCGAGAAGCTACAGACTAGCGAAAAAAGATTAGCGGCCTACAGAGATCCACGGTCATCGTCCTGGTAGGCAGAATATTCATCAGACTGGTTAAAAGACAGACGGGAAGTTCCGAGCACAATCGTCGAGACCATTTTGACACGGATCCGGACAAAGGCGAGACAAGGACCACGAGAAGGAAGTCAGCGGAATAAACACAATTCACCACCCGGACAATCATCAACGCagatcaaaaatttaaatttataagcgGCGATTTATAAAACAAGTAAGAGCGTATCGTTCATTCATTAGTTGTTGCCTTTAAACACATCATGGCGGATCGGATTAAAATTCTTATACAAAAACGCACAGCATTAAAGACACAAATTACGACTATAACAAATTTAGTTGAAAAGAGTAAATTAGATCatactaatttaaaattgcgtTTAACTCGCCTCACTGAATTGTATCACGCGTTTGAAGAACGCCATAATGAATTAATGTTATTAGATTTGAATGATGAACATCAAACGGAATTCACAAATTTGCAAGAAAGATATTATGACATTGCTACCAAAATACATAATATGCTATCTCCCGCGAGTACATCAAGTATAAGTAGCATTAATAATGATAGTCGATCGATAGAATCACCAATATTAAGATCTAATAAGGAACGTCGTGTAAAACTTCCCGAGACACCGTTACCGATCTTCCACGGAAAATATGAAGAATGGTTAacatttaagaataaatttcgcgatttaattgaCTCTCAATCAGATTCATCAGAAataagcaaattaaattatttgaaagcTTCATTAAAAGGTGAAGCGGCAAACAAAGTAAACATTTCCACGATTGACGGAACCAATTATTCCAAGGCATGGGAAATTTTAGAACGTGCGTACGGTGACAAACGCATCTTAGTTTCGCGACATTTATCTTTGCTAAGAAACATGCCTAACGTGGATAAAGAAAATTCGAGCAATCTATCAAAACTCGCAGATGAAACCCAGCAACACATTGCATCATTAAATGCATTAGGCGTATCTGTCGGTTCGGAGATGGTGGTCAATATTCTCGAATCTAAATTGCCAAGAACAATTCTTGACAAATGGGAAACGTCTCTTGAACGAGATCAATTTCCTTCACTCGACGAATtctatgaatttttatataaaacagcAATGTGTGTATCAAAGCGCGAAAGAAATCAATTGACAGACTTAGAACGGAATAAGGGAGAACCCGTGACAAAAAGAAGACGAA
Encoded here:
- the LOC139101294 gene encoding uncharacterized protein, giving the protein MADRIKILIQKRTALKTQITTITNLVEKSKLDHTNLKLRLTRLTELYHAFEERHNELMLLDLNDEHQTEFTNLQERYYDIATKIHNMLSPASTSSISSINNDSRSIESPILRSNKERRVKLPETPLPIFHGKYEEWLTFKNKFRDLIDSQSDSSEISKLNYLKASLKGEAANKVNISTIDGTNYSKAWEILERAYGDKRILVSRHLSLLRNMPNVDKENSSNLSKLADETQQHIASLNALGVSVGSEMVVNILESKLPRTILDKWETSLERDQFPSLDEFYEFLYKTAMCVSKRERNQLTDLERNKGEPVTKRRRINNSHNAFTINSSRNCIACKNKIHPLYVCDKFQALSVPKRIELVKRAKVCFNCFRSHLGLPCKSGNCTVCHKKHNTLLHLNHSLAIENSEKSEPKTSETIKSA
- the LOC139101293 gene encoding uncharacterized protein is translated as MGQLPVSRITPSRPFTHTGLDYAGPITLKTWKRRAARQYKGYLAIFICMSTSAVHIEVVTDYSSSAFIAAYKRFTGRRGICATLQSDCGYNFVGTDAELWRLFESCSAEMRELAALLANDGTCWKFNPPAASHFGGKWEAAVKSTKYHLKKVIGQTVLTYEELTTIIIQIESILNTRPLCPISEDATDLAVLTPSHFVVGESLSILPQPDLFSEPLSRLGRWQLLRQMVDNFWRKWSAECLQRYQAISKWHHTSTEIKPGSLVLIVDERYLPGKWPLARVIKLHPGADGLTRVVTIKTAASTYKRPIAKLCILSIKSDEPSSTNELSKGGGMFRDA